DNA from Paraburkholderia largidicola:
ATGCCGGCCGCTCGGCGTGGAAATCTATCGGCTTGCGCCGGATCTGCTCGAAGGTTGGTCGACGCCGCCTGTGGCAGCGTACAAGGGGCAGCACGGGCTGACGCTGGGCGGACAGCGATAATCGGCCGCGCGTTGATTACATGCGATGTAATTGGCGCGCAGCACCGGGACGCCTACGCTTGGGCTGTCGCGTCACCAGTCCGGTGGCGCTCACAGCCAAGGAGATACCATGTCCCGCTATCCCGTTCACACGCTCGAATCCGCCCCGCTGCAATCGAAGCCCGTGCTTCAACACCTGCAACAGGCGTTCGGCGTGATCCCGAACGTCGCCGCAAAGATGGCTGCGTCGCCGGTGTTGATCAACGGTTTCATCGGCCTGTTCGAACGCGTGCATGCGAGCAGTCTGTCCGAGCCGCAGATCCAGACCTTGCTGCTGACCAATGCCGTGACAAACGCCAGTGAATGGCCCGTCGCGTTCCATACGGCGCTCGCATTGAAGCAAGGCGTATCGTCCGCCGATGTCGATGCGATCCGGCGTGGCGCTCTGCCAGCAGACGCCCAACTGGCCGCATTATCGACATTGGCGCGCACGCTGATCGAACGGCGCGGCCTTCTTTCCGACGCGGACCAGCAGCGGTTTTTCGAAGCGGGATTCAGCACCGAACAACTACTCGAGGTCATTGCGGTGGTCGCCGCGTCGACCATCACGAACTACACGAGTAGCGTGACCCGGCCGGCACTCGAAGCGCCGTTCGAAGCATTTGCCTGGCGTGCAGGTATCGTGTGAGTCCGTTATAGTGACCCGCTTCAATCGGAGGAAAGCCGATGAACGTCAGCAGCCGCGATTCAAAAGCGCCGTCGGGCGAACTCGGCAACCTGCTCCGTTACTGGCGCGATGTACGTGGGGTGAGTCAGCTCGATCTGTCGCTCGATGCAGGTATTTCGCAGCGTCAGATCAGCTTTATCGAAAGCGGGCGCAGCGTGCCGGGCCGCGAGACGCTGCTGACGCTCGCGCAAGCGCTCGACGTACCGCTGCGCGAGCGCAACGCACTGCTGCTGGCGGCGGGCTATGCGCCTGTGTATTCTGAGGCGCCGTGGAATGCACAGGAAATGCAGGGAGTCATTCGGGCGCTGGAGCGGGTCGTGCGTCAGCACGAGCCGTTTCCCGCCATCGTCATGGACCGGCACTGGAATGTCCTGATGACCAACGATGCCGCGCCGCGCTTTTTCAACTGCTTCATCGACATGGCGGCGCGCAAGGGCCCGCGCAACATGCTGCATCTGATGTTCGATCCGCAGGGGATGCGCCCATTCGTGGACGAATGGGACAGCGTTGCGCGAAGCCTGCTGCAGCGGGTGTACAGGGAATCGGTAGGCCGCGTGATTGACGACGACACCGCGCGCCTGCTCGATGAACTGCTCGCCTATCCCGACGCACCACGCGACTGGAAGACGGGGCATGCGTCGTGGGCCGCGCCTGCGATGCCCGTCATTCCAATCGGTTTCGTCAGTGGTGGAGAAGTGCTTCGTTACTTTTCGATGGTCACGAGCGTTGGCGCGCCGCAAAGCATTGCGGCGCAGGAGCTCCGTGTGGAATGCATGTTTCCCGTCGACGACGCGACAGAAGCGCGTCATCTCCAGTTGCTCGAAGCGAATGCAACGCTTCGATGACCGCCGCGCCGGACATCAGGGCATCGGCAGAGGCTCATCGATCAACATCTGGTTGAAGTAGTCGACGATGCCATGCTCTTCCCGTCCCGCGCTGTTTCGCAACTGTTGAGCAGACTCGACGACGACTTCTGTGGTCGCGTGCTCCAGCAGCGCAAAAGTCTCGGCAATAAAGGGCTCCAGTTGCATGGCGCGCGGATCGCCGCTCTTGTAGACGAGATCGGTATCCACCCACGGCGGCACGATTTCCAGAACACGGACAGAGCTATCGCGCAACGCGAAGCGCTGCGACAGCGAGTACGAGTGAATAGCGGCCTTCGTTGCCGAATACAGTGCTGAGATCGCCATCGGGACATAAGCGACTACCGAACTGTTGTTGATAATGAACGCTTCAGGCTGCTTCTTCAGATGTTCGATGAATGCGCCGCTGATCCGCACAGGGCCCAACAGATTGGTGTTGATGAGATGGATGGCCTGCGCGTCGTCGAGCGGACCCGTCACATCGTCGAACGGCATGATGCCCGCGTTGTTGATGACCACATTCAGCGATGGATACGCTTGAATCAGGTGCCCGGCCACGCTTGCGATTTGCGCGGGGTCGGTCACGTCGATTTCGACGGAGTCCATGCCGGGATTGACCTTCGTTACTTCATCCAGCAGGGCCTTCCGGCGGCCGCCGATAATGACCTTGTTACCCTTCCTGTGAAAGGCTTCAGCGAGTCCGCGGCCAATGCCCGAAGTCGCACCCGTGATGAAGATGGTGTTGCCGCTGAGTTTCATTGCATGTACTCCTTTGCAGGGTCGTATGTGGACAATGCGTTTGGGGTAGAACGCGGCCCGACAACGCGAGCCGCATCCGTCACGGCTTACTGCTCGAAAGCGTGGCGATTCGCTTGCACGAAATCACCGACGGTTTGGGGCGCCTGCCCCGTGATCTCGCCGATAACGCCGTCTTGACCCGAGAAGATCCCGTTCTGGTAGTCGATGGCGATCGCAAGAAAGTGCTGGATCATGAACTCCGGCAAGTTGTATTTCTCCAGATGCGCACGGTACGCTTCGATCGTCGACGGGCTGTAGGTGATCGTGCGACCCAGAACCTTGCCGATCTCATCGGCGATTTCCTGCTGGTTCATTTCGACCGGTCCGAGCAGCGGATAGGTCTTGCCGATATGCGCAGACGGGTTCGCCAGCACGGTGGCGATCAGTCGGGCCTGATCCTCGCCGGAAATCGGCGCGTGACGACCGTCGCCATACGGCAACGTGATCTTGCCTTCCTGCACGATCTGATCGCGCACCCACGGGAAAACCAGCCATTCGGAGAAGAACGTCGGGCGAATATGCACGGCCGGCACGCCCGACCAGTCGATCACGCGTTCTGCGATCCAGTGATCGCGTGCGGCATGGCTATCCGAATCTTCCCGCGCAGAAATCTGCGACATCTCGACGACGACTTCGACACCTGCACGCCGCGCTGCGTCCGCAAAATACGCGGTGGCCTGGATAAAGCCCGGACGCACGGGGTAGCACAGATAGGCGCCTGTCACACCTTCCATCGCGCGGATCACGTCGTCATGTTCGAGAAGATCGCCGACGAAGATTTCAGCGCCTTGCTGGCGCAGCGCTTCGCTGCGCTCATCTTCGCGGTGCACGAAGGCGCGAACGGCATGTCCGGCGTTCAACAGATGACGAACGGTGTGCGCACCCGTTTTGCCGGTAGCGCCAGTAATGAGGTATTTGCGTTGCTTCATGATGAACTCTCCAATCTAACGGTTTGAACACTCATCAAGAGTGCAGGGGATGTGTCAATGACCTTCAAGTGCATATGCACATTTTTAGACATACGTTACGGGCCGATTCCAACGACTCGTATCGCTTACATGGCTTCGAGGTGTTGCCTGACGTCGTGCAGGATCGCTGCCGCAGCGTCGGGGTCGTCAGTGATGCGGGACATCGTGATGGCGCCGATCATCGCCGACAGTGCGAACACGGCCTCTGATCGTGCCGCTTCACGCCGCCGCCGCGCGCTTCGTTTTGCCAGCACGTCGACGAGATCCGCAAATCCGCGCGATGCGACCGCGCGAGTCTGTTCGTCCGCCCGCGCCAGCTCGCTGCCCATCGCGGCGAGCGGACAACCGTCCGCGGGCGCGTCCCGATGCGACGACGACACATACGCATCGACGATGGCCTTGAATCCTTCCTTGCCTTCGCTTCCGCTCGCCGCCGCTTCGAGTCTTCCGATGATCGCCGTCAGTCCCGATTCGCATGCTTCCGCGACCAGTTGATCCTTGGAATCGAAATGCCGGTAAAAACCGCCATGTGAAAGCCCCGCATCGGACATCAGATCGGCCAGTCCGGTTGCCTGAATGCCGTTGGTCCTGAATGCCCGGCTGGCGACTTCGACGATCCGCCGGCGTGTATCGGCCGTTTCTTCCCTGGACTTCCTCATGGCTTGCTGCGCTCCGTGATTCGATGTTTTGGATGATAGTCATCATCTAAATGAGAGTCAACGAATCTTTGTTGCAACACTGCGTTTCAGCTGTCGAACGGCGCGTTGTCGATCAGGTCGCACACGTTCGCGCAGTCGAAACCATGGACGTGCCGATGTCCGATATCGACCAGACCGGTGCCCAGGGCGGTGTGGGGCTTCTTCCTGACGACTTCAGCCAGCGCTTCGGCAAACGCTGCCTTGAATCCGGCGCGTGGATACAGCGTCAGTACATCGTCGACGAGAGAAGGCGTGATTTCGTCCAGCCGCAGCCCGAAGACGTCCACGTGCGCGCCCATATAGACCAGGGCGATTTCCGGCTGCTTGCGTTCGGCGATACCGGCGCTGGAGTGAAGCGCGATCGCGTCCCACACGAGTTCCGCCTTACGTTCCGCGTAGCCGTTCGCCGTCAGGAACAGGCTCGCGGCATCGGCGCCGTCGACCTCGAAGCGCTGGTCGGCGGCGAATGCGTCTGTCAGTCCCAGATCGTGAAGCAGGGACGCGAGGTAGACGACTTCACGGTCGTATTTCAAACCGCGCTTACGTCCGAGGAATTCGGCGAACCACCACGTTCGATGCACGTGGTTCAGGAGCGCGCTCGAATGAACGCGTCCGATGAGGGAGTCGGCCTGACGGGTGAAGTCGGAATCGGGAGCGTCGATTC
Protein-coding regions in this window:
- a CDS encoding carboxymuconolactone decarboxylase family protein gives rise to the protein MSRYPVHTLESAPLQSKPVLQHLQQAFGVIPNVAAKMAASPVLINGFIGLFERVHASSLSEPQIQTLLLTNAVTNASEWPVAFHTALALKQGVSSADVDAIRRGALPADAQLAALSTLARTLIERRGLLSDADQQRFFEAGFSTEQLLEVIAVVAASTITNYTSSVTRPALEAPFEAFAWRAGIV
- a CDS encoding helix-turn-helix domain-containing protein produces the protein MNVSSRDSKAPSGELGNLLRYWRDVRGVSQLDLSLDAGISQRQISFIESGRSVPGRETLLTLAQALDVPLRERNALLLAAGYAPVYSEAPWNAQEMQGVIRALERVVRQHEPFPAIVMDRHWNVLMTNDAAPRFFNCFIDMAARKGPRNMLHLMFDPQGMRPFVDEWDSVARSLLQRVYRESVGRVIDDDTARLLDELLAYPDAPRDWKTGHASWAAPAMPVIPIGFVSGGEVLRYFSMVTSVGAPQSIAAQELRVECMFPVDDATEARHLQLLEANATLR
- a CDS encoding SDR family oxidoreductase, whose protein sequence is MKLSGNTIFITGATSGIGRGLAEAFHRKGNKVIIGGRRKALLDEVTKVNPGMDSVEIDVTDPAQIASVAGHLIQAYPSLNVVINNAGIMPFDDVTGPLDDAQAIHLINTNLLGPVRISGAFIEHLKKQPEAFIINNSSVVAYVPMAISALYSATKAAIHSYSLSQRFALRDSSVRVLEIVPPWVDTDLVYKSGDPRAMQLEPFIAETFALLEHATTEVVVESAQQLRNSAGREEHGIVDYFNQMLIDEPLPMP
- a CDS encoding NmrA family NAD(P)-binding protein; this encodes MKQRKYLITGATGKTGAHTVRHLLNAGHAVRAFVHREDERSEALRQQGAEIFVGDLLEHDDVIRAMEGVTGAYLCYPVRPGFIQATAYFADAARRAGVEVVVEMSQISAREDSDSHAARDHWIAERVIDWSGVPAVHIRPTFFSEWLVFPWVRDQIVQEGKITLPYGDGRHAPISGEDQARLIATVLANPSAHIGKTYPLLGPVEMNQQEIADEIGKVLGRTITYSPSTIEAYRAHLEKYNLPEFMIQHFLAIAIDYQNGIFSGQDGVIGEITGQAPQTVGDFVQANRHAFEQ
- a CDS encoding TetR/AcrR family transcriptional regulator — translated: MRKSREETADTRRRIVEVASRAFRTNGIQATGLADLMSDAGLSHGGFYRHFDSKDQLVAEACESGLTAIIGRLEAAASGSEGKEGFKAIVDAYVSSSHRDAPADGCPLAAMGSELARADEQTRAVASRGFADLVDVLAKRSARRRREAARSEAVFALSAMIGAITMSRITDDPDAAAAILHDVRQHLEAM
- a CDS encoding HD domain-containing protein; this encodes MSTIVTIGGIDAPDSDFTRQADSLIGRVHSSALLNHVHRTWWFAEFLGRKRGLKYDREVVYLASLLHDLGLTDAFAADQRFEVDGADAASLFLTANGYAERKAELVWDAIALHSSAGIAERKQPEIALVYMGAHVDVFGLRLDEITPSLVDDVLTLYPRAGFKAAFAEALAEVVRKKPHTALGTGLVDIGHRHVHGFDCANVCDLIDNAPFDS